One region of Zingiber officinale cultivar Zhangliang chromosome 7B, Zo_v1.1, whole genome shotgun sequence genomic DNA includes:
- the LOC122004732 gene encoding LRR receptor-like serine/threonine-protein kinase GSO2, which yields MATAWRSTLCFREPWPLLHHPHCYSCYYLRLVLLISLAFFLMEVAGVEGRVSSKGCLQRERDALLLYKAAIKDPSDRLSSWHAQVDCCAWNGVVCHNRTGRVRVAELNLQNPNAYQDDNLRETALKGELLNPSLFSLTHLHTLNLSFNDFEGFQIPPLVGSLHKLRYLDLYRSNFGGTIPPHLGNLTNLRHLHLSSYFNSAKVVVHNLDWLSGLSSNLIYLGMSFLDLSAASHNWISAVNMLPSLQQLYLYDCKINNIPLSLSFHLNLSTSLVDLNLGSNNFNSSFPNWFGNLTSLSSLYLENSGIQGTLPTEIGNLVGLTHLVLSSNLLSGPLPDVIMNLSSLSTLWLYNCSLSGPIPSELGNMTKLNNIYLPYNSLSGPIPIEIWKLVNLNELLLSSNLLEGEITEFHHSNLTFLDLSYNKISGTLPPASLQNMTKLKFLSLRSNRLEGLIPRLPPNLNFLDLSNNTFSGPLPPALLTSNVCNSYKLKDLDILNNQIYGEIPLCWQKNSLLEYINLGNNMLSGEIPSSFGNLMRLEFLHLNNNNLKGHLPSSLQNCTCILVVDLGNNRFSGNIPIWISQSWHYLRILQLQSNMFNGNIDPQLGYLRDLQIIDLSNNKLSGPIPSSFGNFYPMISTSTPSPYPFEERVQLMDGFFILNEVITLATKGYQLTFSSILYLVKSIDLSNNELTGEIPEELGYRVGLHTLNLSRNYFKDKIPNSIGRMSALETLDLSFNNLSGVIPQSLSQLNALSHLNLSYNNLSGNIPSGNQLQTLNDASIYIGNPYLCGTLVNKSYFHGNNTNATSEEHAMLSSILSIILSSTLGYFIGLWSVFVLLLFKKKWRYFYVKKVDEIYDIVYVTIKIRLDRILNV from the coding sequence ATGGCAACGGCCTGGAGAAGCACACTCTGTTTCCGTGAGCCATGGCCACTACTGCACCACCCCCACTGCTACAGCTGCTACTATCTTCGTCTTGTCTTGCTCATCAGCCTGGCTTTCTTTCTTATGGAGGTAGCTGGAGTAGAAGGGAGAGTGAGCAGCAAGGGATGCTTGCAGAGGGAGAGGGATGCTCTCTTGCTTTACAAAGCCGCCATCAAAGATCCTTCCGACCGCTTGTCTTCTTGGCATGCCCAAGTAGACTGCTGCGCTTGGAATGGCGTGGTCTGCCACAACAGAACAGGCAGAGTACGAGTGGCCGAGCTCAACcttcaaaatccaaatgcctaCCAAGACGATAATTTGAGGGAGACGGCTTTGAAGGGTGAGCTGCTGAATCCTTCATTATTCTCTTTAACTCATTTGCACACCTTAAATCTAAGTTTCAATGACTTTGAGGGCTtccaaattcctcctctcgttgGTTCTCTTCACAAACTCAGGTATCTTGATCTTTACCGGTCCAACTTTGGTGGAACCATTCCCCCTCATCTTGGAAACTTAACTAATCTTCGTCATCTTCATCTCAGCTCATATTTTAATTCTGCCAAAGTTGTTGTCCACAACCTAGACTGGCTCTCCGGCCTTTCTTCTAATTTGATTTATTTGGGCATGTCCTTTTTGGATCTCAGCGCTGCCTCCCATAATTGGATATCAGCAGTCAACATGCTACCTTCCCtacaacaattatatttatatgatTGTAAAATTAATAATATCCCTCTTTCTCTTAGTTTCCATCTCAACCTCAGTACTTCACTTGTGGATCTTAATCTTGGTTCCAACAACTTCAACTCTTCTTTTCCTAACTGGTTCGGGAATCTCACCAGCCTCTCCTCTCTTTATCTTGAGAACTCTGGAATTCAAGGGACACTGCCTACCGAAATTGGCAACTTAGTTGGCCTCACACATCTTGTTCTTTCTTCGAATTTGCTCTCTGGTCCTTTACCTGATGTGATTATGAATCTATCAAGCTTATCTACACTATGGCTTTATAATTGTTCACTAAGTGGTCCAATCCCTAGTGAGTTAGGAAATATGACAAAGCTAAATAATATTTATCTTCCATATAATTCACTTTCTGGACCAATACCAATTGAGATTTGGAAGCTAGTCAACCTAAATGAGCTTCTTCTCTCTTCTAATTTGTTGGAGGGTGAAATTACTGAGTTCCACCATTCTAATCTTACTTTTCTAGATCTCTCCTATAACAAAATTAGTGGTACTTTGCCACCAGCGTCCTTACAGAATATGACTAAACTAAAATTCTTAAGTCTCCGTTCAAATCGACTTGAAGGTTTAATTCCCCGCTTACCACCCAACCTAAATTTTCTAGATCTATCCAATAATACCTTTTCGGGACCACTACCACCAGCCTTATTAACATCCAATGTCTGCAATTCTTATAAACTTAAGGACCTCGACATATTGAATAACCAAATATACGGCGAAATTCCTCTATGTTGGCAAAAGAATTCACTTCTTGAATATATTAATTTGGGAAACAATATGCTCTCTGGAGAAATTCCAAGCTCTTTTGGAAACTTAATGAGACTTGAGTTCTTACACTTGAATAACAATAATCTAAAAGGGCATCTCCCATCGTCACTACAAAATTGCACTTGCATATTAGTTGTTGATCTTGGTAACAATAGATTCTCTGGAAATATACCTATATGGATTAGTCAAAGTTGGCATTACTTGCGCATTCTTCAACTACAGTCAAATATGTTTAATGGCAATATTGATCCACAACTTGGGTATTTAAGAGATCTACAAATTATCGATCTTTCAAATAATAAATTGTCTGGACCCATACCAAGTTCTTTTGGAAATTTCTACCCGATGATTTCAACATCAACACCATCACCTTATCCCTTTGAAGAAAGAGTACAACTCATGGATGgattttttatattaaatgaaGTCATTACTTTGGCTACAAAAGGATACCAACTTACCTTTTCATCTATTCTTTATCTTGTGAAGAGTATAGACCTTTCAAATAATGAATTAACAGGTGAGATTCCGGAAGAATTAGGATATCGTGTTGGACTCCACActttgaatttatcaagaaactacTTCAAAGACAAGATACCAAATAGCATTGGCAGAATGAGTGCATTGGAAACTTTGGATTTATCCTTCAATAATTTATCAGGGGTTATTCCTCAAAGCTTATCACAACTAAATGCTTTAAGCCATTTGAATTTATCTTATAATAACTTATCCGGAAACATTCCCTCCGGGAATCAACTTCAAACATTGAATGATGCATCCATTTATATTGGTAATCCTTATCTCTGTGGAACCTTAGTAAACAAGAGTTACTTTCATGGGAACAACACCAATGCGACAAGCGAGGAGCATGCAATGTTATCATCAATCTTATCAATCATTCTCAGTAGCACACTTGGATATTTTATTGGATTGTGGAGTGTGTTTGTCCTCCTACTATTCAAGAAAAAATGGAGGTACTTTTATGTTAAAAAGGTCGATGAAATTTATGATATAGTTTATGTGACAATTAAGATAAGATTGGATCGAATATTGaatgtttag